The Ziziphus jujuba cultivar Dongzao chromosome 1, ASM3175591v1 genome segment attccacatatatattcatatagtaTGTATAATTCTTAtcaacaatcttaagacaaCTTCCgaaaatatatgttaatatatatgtagatgatTGATTTGTTGTGCTTATCTGTGCATGCgttgatgaaaataaatatatatatttttatttttttgccttcAAACCCCGTATACTACATGGTGATGGgctttgtttttaaattaattattttgttttatttaattaaatttgatacccatgattttatgatatttagtgttttaaaattttaatttgaatcggatttgaaaagagaaaaataaaaattgtttcctgtgggtttgaaattttttggacaatatttaattttgttttaaatcaaattttttttccaaacattGAGTTGCCCATGAAATTCTAAGCCTTTTGGTGATTTTTTGGCAATTTTCCGGTGCCAGAATTGAGTAAAAACTGATGAAAAATTCAAACTGGATCAGCTGACCCGTTTACTAGTAAAATGGGTCGATTTTGACCCAGCTAGAAGTTGAAGACTGGTCAGAGAAACGGGTATAGGTAGGTTTCTGGGTTGGTGGacctgaattttaaattatgatgGACTTGCCCCAGCTCCAAAGCTTAACTCGTGGTTAGAACAGCCTATTGTTCAACCCAATACCCAAGCCCAGACCTGACCCAGGCCCAAGAGCATTCGGCCTAATTGAGAATGGGCTCGCCACGTGTCACGATGAAAGAGTGCCACGTGGGGAGACGAGGCGACAACAAATGCAGCACAATGGCAAGGCGAAGTGTCGCACGATGGCAAGGCCATGTATCACACATTGCGAAGCCACGTGCTGAACACGCAATGTTGACACTTATCGACCTGTTACGGGTGACCCGTGTCGGACGCTGacgatgccatgtgtcacatgATGGAGATGCCAAGTGTCGACCTGTTATAGGTGAAATGTGTCAGACTTCGATGGTGACACATGTCGATTAGTTAAAGCAACGACATGTGTCGTGCCATGCTagccattgtgacacatggtaGGGTTGCTTCAGCTCATGACGACACATGACTCTGCCACGTCAGCGAAGCAATTATGTATCATGTGCCACATCAGCAGGTGAAGATGTGGCAGTGCTACATTGACACGTGGCAATGATGTCAGTGATTATGTCATCATTGTGTAATTGATGATGTCAGCTGGTGGGTGTATACAGCAATTTTTAtgggtgtatacagtaatttttgtgGTATATACAAAAACcttaaaaatcacatttttgtgtgttttccttttggaaattggtttaaattagtttgttgagatagaatataacaactaattgatttctgtttttttgtgattatatagaaatggcaagtggagatgTGACTACTGCATAAGTGCCTACTCAGACTCCTATGTTTCAAGTGCCTCTACCTGCTAGTCATGCAGAGAGATCTGAGAACTTCGATGGGGCTAATTTTAAGAGGTGGCAACAGAAAATGTTGTTCTACTTGACTAcgttgggccttacgaggttccTGACTGAAGACGCACCACCAAGTAGTGAAGAGAGTGACAAAGAGACTCTGATGGCGGTGGATGTATGGAAGAATTCTGATTATTTGTGTCGGAGTTATGTCCTAAATAGCCTACCTGATGTCCTATTTGGAGTGTACTGGGACATGAAGTCAGCGAAAGAGCTGTGGGAAACTTTGGACTGGAAGTACAAGACTAAGAACACAGGATTCGGAAAGTTTGTGGTAGGTCGTTTCTTGGACTATATGATGGTGGATATCAAGCCACTGATaagtcaagtacatgagttgctAGTGCTCATCCAAGAACTTCTAGCAAAAAGGATGttcattaatgaagcctttcaagttgTTACTATGATTGAGAAGCTGCCTCATAGTTGGGGAGATTTTAGAAATTGTCTCACgcacaagagaaaggaaataGACACGGAGGCTCTTGTTGAAAAGCTTCGaattgaaaatgacaaaaggagATCTGATAAAAGATCCATGAAGGTCGGGgtgaaggctaatgttgtggaTCATGGAAGtagctccaagaacaagaagaaatctggaaaaaatttcaaagttgGGGCTTAAAAGAGGCATCTCCAAGAACGCCAAGTTCCAAGGGAAATATTTcaattgtgacaagatgggtcatagAGCGGAGGATTGTAGACTGtcgaagagaaagaggaatAAACAGGCAGCgatgatggagcacatcacaaAAGAGGTTGATGAGATTGATCTAAGCATTGTTGTCTCTGAGGTGAATTTAGTGGGTTATAATCCAAGAGAGTTGTGGATAGATATAAGTGTAACCCGCCACGTGTGTGCAAATAAAAGCATGTTCACCTCCTTCTTACTAAAGgcaaatggggagaagttgttcatgggtaaTTCTGCCACATCCAAAATCTAAAGGGGGGGCAAGATagtcctgaagatgacctctaGGAAGGATCTGACTCTtaataatgtattgtatgttccaCATATTCAAAAGAATTAGGTGTCTGGATCACTGCTAAGCAAACATGGATTTCGCTTAATGCTTGAGTCAGACAACGTTATCTTGTTGAAGCAGTGGGAAatggctatgtagtcaatggaatgttcaaattgaatataatgactgtaaagccaaagaatattgataataaagctagtagttcttccgtttacttgcttgagtctttcATTAGTGGTATGGTAGACTAGGTTGTGTTAATTTTAAGTCTCTATGGAGGttgattaacttgaatcatattcctaCCTTTGATATTGATTCTAAACATAAGTATGAAACTTATGTAGAGGCAAAATTAACgaggttatcatatcaaacaatagaacaaaataatgaatctttggatttaatacatagtgatgtatgtgatttaaagtttgtattgactagaggtggtaataagtattttatcacctttattgatgataacaTGGAATATTGCTATGTCTACTTGCTTAAGAGTAAGGATGGAGCTAtaaagaaatttattctctataaatgGAAGTTGATAATCAACTCACAAGAAaaattaaagtgatcagaagtgatcgtggtggagagtatgtgaCTCCGTTTGGAGAGTATTGTACTCAACATGGCAAAATACAtaaagttactccaccatatttgcCACAATTAAATGGTGCGGCTGAACGAAAAaatagaacttaaaaaaaaaaatgatgaatgtAATGCTAATAAATTCTAGAGTACCTCAAAACTTGTGGGAGAAAGCAGTTTTGTTAGCAAACGACCATTTAAATGAGGTGATCCAAAAGGACTAAGTAAAGATACCCTATGAAttatggaaaggaagacaatCTTCCTATAATTACTCAcaagtgtgggggtgtctagctaaagttGTGGTATCAAATCCAAAGAGAGTAAAGATAGGCCCTAAAACCGTTAATTgcattttcataggatatgcaaaaaatagtagtgcatatcggttgCTTATGCATAAGTTAGAAATTCCTGATATACACAAAAATAAGATAACgaaatcgagaaatgcatcatttttcgagcatatttttttgtatgaagTGGAAAAATGTCTGAGTTCATCTAAACAAACTTATGATACTATCGATGAAGATAataatgatagtgatcaagaacaagaaactgatGTTGAGACTGAGGTTGAGCTTAGATGTAGCAAAAgagtaagaaagaaaaaatcctACGATTCAGATTTTCTTACGTATATGCTAGAAAATGAACCTCAAAGCTTTCAAGAGGCTATAAATTTTCCTGAAACTGTAAAAAGATTAACTCCATATTGCAATATCATACTTGAaaattagtagatcttcctccagattgtaaacctttaggttacaaatggatttttaaaaagaagatgaaggagatggaacaatagataaatataaggtgaGGCTTGCaattaaaggatacaagcaacaagaaggccttgattattttgatacttattcttCAGTAATGAGAATAAATTCTATAAGGATGGTACTAACGATCGCTGCATTGCGAGATCTTAacatacatcaaatggatgtgaaaatagTCTTTTTTAATGGAGATCTTGATGAAGAGTTCTACATGGAGTAATCCAAGGGTTTCTCCGTTctaggacaagaaaagaaagtctataGATTGGTGAAGTCTTTGTATGGACTTAAATAAGCTCcgaagcaatggcatcaaaaatttgatagtgccatgctaagtgatggatttaaaataaatgagtgtgacaaatgtatctacgtaaaagatacagagaatggatatgtcatattttgtttgtatgtagatgacatactcatagtaggtagtgacaACAATATGATTCAAACTACGAAAACAATGCTGAAATGCAAATTTAATGAAAGTTACGGGCTTGCAGATGCAATTTTAGGAATGAAAATCATGAGAATTttgaatggaatcattctttaTTAAACgcattatgtggataaaatattggctaattttagtaaagatgatacAAATATAGCTAGAACACCGATAAATGAGagagtgtatctcaagtggaatatgcaagggtgattggaagtctgatgtacttaataaattgtacaagaccagacttagcctatattataagtagactgagtagatacacgagtaatccgaATGATGATCCTTGAAAAGGAATCATTAGCGTATTAAGATACTTAggatatactcgtgaatacagactgtactatacaagatatccagCTGAATTAGAAAGATACAGTGATGCCAACTGAATATCATATattaaggattcaaaatccgttagtggctatgtatttacattagcaGGTGCAGTCGTGGCATGGAAATCCTCAAAACAAACAGTAATAGCTTGATCCACGATGGAATCTGAGTCTATCGCATTAGATATATGTGGTGAAAAGGTAGACGCTAATTCTTAGAGGACATTCCGAGGTGGCTAAAACCTGTCCCagcaataagtatacattgtgatagtcaatttGCGATTAGCAGGGCACAAAATgtgatgtataatggaaagtccagacacattcgtcgtagacacaatttcattagacaattaatctcaatTGGAGTTATCTTAATAGACCATGTAAAGTCGAAAGATAACGttgcggatccgctaaccaaaggattaaatagagaattagttaAGAAATCATCAACGGGAATGAGATTAAAGCCCGTGAGTAAAGTTGATATGATGATAACCCAACCTAGTTAATTgaagatcccaagatctaggttcaatgagacaacgcaattgtaaagattagtatggatcactgtggggTTAATCCTCTACcaattcctatgatgaaacaatGATAGAAAGAagttaagcataaagtatgcttttaattcCTATAAATGTGTGTTTAGTAATCTTTGCATAGTgatgctgattacattggaaaaAGGAATCACTTATGTGAGAGAGAAAAGTGGCTGCTTCAAAGGAGGATTGTTAAGGGTGCAATTCTGTAGAAACTCTTGCAGAACTAAGCAGGTGtacaaggccaaaatgaacataatagtgagaactgaagtgtactaGAAATGAATCTGTATGAACTatattgtcatttacacaaatgacgaaatggttcaaagatatcataTTTATGattagtcagtaaagaagatatagtCTCACAAGGAAAGGTTCAAAAaataacatctacctatcctatgcaggttccaactgcagAGTTTTACCATTAGAGTCTTGCACTGTCAaatagtcaaatcattcatgtgggggattaaaacgttttaaatgttttttggaatttgaatgattttgacTTTAGTGGGCTTTAATGAcattaaatgaaattaattcTTTTCCGTTCTTgggtttttgagaaaaaaaaaaaaagaaagggaaaaagaaggaaaaagttgatttttgtgaTAATTTCTTCTCCTCCCTCATGAGTTTTTCGGGAAAAATATaggaaaaatagttttttttccatattttgagATATCTGTGAGAGTGGTAAAGATCAGGTACACCAAAAGTTTGAAGGGAAATCTTGGTGGTGTAGAGTCCAAGGTTTCAAAATCCTTTGTATCTTGGGAGACAACCGTTAGGAAAACATCTGTACCTTTGGGATGGAAATTATCTTAAGGAAACTGTAGTCCTACACAGGTCTTGGATTATTTCTCAACAAGAAGATTAAAGCTAAGGACATAtaggttttcaattttattttatcaatttcctataatttaatttatattttcattccatatatatattcatatattatgtataatttttatcaacATTAGCAAGCCCCATTATTGCCTCCGATAATCCCATGCCGCAATTCCGCATGGCATAAGACTACGGCCTAATCCCTATGATACTACTAGAAGGCATCTtttttttcaaggaaaaaaaaaaaaaaacaaaaccatctGTCAAGCTAGACCCTTAGAATGcaattcaacaaaaattttggTAGAGCTTGGTCGTTTTTCTCACATCCTAATAACATACACAACTTAACTTGTAAAGGAAAACACTTCGACATACCCTTACTAGACACAACAACTCAACTCCATCGCAATCAGAACATAAACATCAACCATAAACAAGTCCAACATATGATAAAGTTAAAATGCTACAACATTCCTACATccaaaagtaaaacaatttAACATAAGTTCCCAATATAGAAATCAAGTTCCAAAATAcaagtccaaaaaataaaacacaaaacatAAACCCATATCACTATTCACATGCCCATATAATAGAACTGCTATCGATGACCAACTTGTTACTCTACGTTCACTAGAATTAATTGTAATAGGAACCCAAGAGTACAAGAACCattgaaggaaaaataaataaagggaaaGTATATAATACCCAGTGAGTAGGGCTTTAATATccaacatattaatatataggtaattaataatctatatatatatataatatgcctcgtagaagaaaacataaatataattgttaaataaatcaatacagTTTTAATTGAATGGAACTTCTTAAACCaaaacatgttaaaaaaaaaaagtaaaacaaatattCTTCTTGCCACCTGGGGCATCATGACTTAATTCCAAAGTATAAACTACTAGCACATATCCACTCATATGTAGGCCACCTATAAGCCACTAGCATAAGCAATGTGCACTTACATGTAAGacaagcaaaaataataataataataataatatcatcatcatcattattattattatcatcatgatTAACATCATCTCAATTACTTAGCAAAGCTATCTTTGTGCTCAAGTAGAAGGAGAAATCCACAAATTTGGCTATACATTGACAAAATAACCCATCGTATAGATAAGACAATAAATCGTGCTCAATATCTATATCTCACCATAAAACCATCGTTCACATATAAACAATAACCTCATAAATCTTCTCAATTCATGTAAGGAACAAAATCATGGATGCCATATACAAATCATAGCACAATTGCCCGTATATAAAGATGTTTTGACAATGCCATCTTCatagataaatttaaattaaaaacaaaaatcccaTAATGATCAAAGGAATCATCAATATCAAATACTCaagtacataaaatattttaatcttttGTAGGTACATCATGCTTTCGAAAATATCATattcattaaaatcataaaatgttGATAAATCAAGTATTCAAGATATATATACCAAGATAGTAAATGATAAGTAATATTTGTACTCGAAACCTTAAGATCTGGAAACATGACTTATAATAGAAATTGAAATTcttcacacacacatatatatatatatatatatatatatatatatatatatatatatatgataagggACTTATAGAAAGGAACTATGAGGAACAACATCTACAGCCGTTAAATTTGCATAATCTTTGTAATTTGATGGCTGTGGATGGTTGTCCTTCACAGTCTATTTTTATAAATCTCTTACCATATCAAAAtggtatatatgtatttattttgtataaaatagcTATATAAGTAAACATATAGTTCCCATTCAAAATACTCGTGATGCCCAAGTCAAACTAGTGTGATGCTCTCCCCGACTTATTCCTTCCTCTAAAGGGACCAAAGAAAAATAGTATCAAATACTATTTTAAGAGAAACAAATTAAGGATTAAACAATACAAAAGTGAGCAATCATGAAACTACCAAAACATCCGTGTCTTCAAACCGAGTTTTATAGGATAATTCATCAATCGAAACCACTTGCTTAAAGTTGGTACCAACACCTATGAATTATCAAAATTACATTCTTCtctatttcaaattaaaatacaagCAATTTCATATATATCATCAATTCTATTTTCTACACCTATTTACCACCATTACCAAAATTCAAGGATCCAAAACAAATTCTTCCAAGAACTTATTTATCTAAATAAACCATcacaatttaataataacttaataatttcaaaacaagcttaaaatccataattttcttattaatgAAACCACTACCACCGGTACAATTCTTAATACCAAACATAAAATTCCAACTCCCCAACTAAGAATTCTAACccaaataatttttcatgtagcATGGTAAACATCATGTGGTAAATATGGGAAAGAGAAGATTTATTTGATGGAAGTTAACTCTGTAGGGGATTTTTTGAATTGCTTAAAACCTCTTAGTATAATTTGAAATAGGGTTAAATCTGAGGGGGTTTAAATGATATTTAGCCAAGATACATTTATATCCAAAGTGATACTTAGGAGTGATAATAACCAATCCATTTGCAAAGAAAAAATTTGGCTGGTCTTCCTAGATTATTTGGAGATAAATTCAGGCAAAAActagaagaaaaatataatagaacaATTCGTTATGATAGATTAACCTATAGAGACTTGATTAACCCAGTACAAAAGGAATGTCTGCATATTTATGCAGATTTCATAATCCAAAAAcatcttaaaaaagaaaaacatcattctaagaaaaagaatatgatttaagaaaaagaatatgatctttttgtaaaaaatttggctatcaaaatatccaaaatttttaaGAGTTGTAACGAATAATGCagcaacaagaagaaaaataaaagcaagttTTGTAAGGTTTCCTAAAAGCCAAATGGCAAAAGAGATGATGAGTAAAGATAattctataaaatattttaagtgtggaaaaaaaaaaggatatttagCAAGATTTTGTAGCATTAGAAAGGAAATTAATAGTTTAGAACTAAGTCTAGAGAAAAACAATAACTAGAAAACAAGATGATAGACTCTGAGTCTGGCacctaaaaaataaatgcatattttggatatggatattaaattgataaaataaagaCATTTTATGATTAGAGGATTTAGAAATCAGTATGTTTAAAATCAAAGACCAAGATTTACTTTTAGAAGTTATAAACAAAATTGATAACCCATAAATTCAAAAAGCCCACCTTGAAGAAATTAGGAATTGAATGAAACTTTCTCTTGTAAGTAACCCAAAATTATATTATCACGCTCAAAACCCTACCCTACTAAATGACTAGCAACTCactttaataaattatcttgtCTCTGTTTTCAGTTATCAATATTTTGTGAGAAAACATCATTTTACTTGCCTcagagttttagaaaaattgtttttgtcctaaaacaagcaaaaagaaaaggtaCTTCTTGAACAAAAATTCTCTTTGGACACATAAAATTTCAATCTTCAAAATGAGAGACTTTAGTAATATTGAACAATAAACATTCACTATATCAATGGGACAACATTACTAGTTTTTCCAAATATCAAAAGTTTTAAGGTACTACAATGAAATAGTCAAACAAAAGAAACTGAAACCTAATTATGAATCTTCTGAAACATTTACAAAATACGTTGACTAGATTCATTGTAGACAATCAAATATTTGCATAGACTACTCAAACCTTTATTCTTTTGTGCTCTATCCCCTATAATTAGACTACAATTATTCCCTAATGTCTTTAGATTATTCTTCATCATTTGAATAGAAATATCATCATTTTGATGGAGGgaacaagaataataatgagcaagtttttttgaagtttttacTAGTGATAAAGAGGGAACAGgaacaataacaaataatgacGAAGTTGTTTTAAGTTTTATCAACAAAGCAGAAGAGAAAATTATCAATAGTCTAATCATTCAGAaaccaaaacaaataatttttcttaaagaatcaaaaaacTACTTGAAAGTactcaaataaaaacaaaaattcaaaatattcacaagaatttgaaaaaaaaaatttgtctgtGCTGAAATACCAAATgctttctagaaaataaaataacatattgaaTTGCTTGAGTGTTGTAACAAAGAAATTCAAGATTTATTCAATAAAGGCCTGAAAAAGGAAAGCCAATCCCCTTCCATGTAGCTGTTGTTAACAACAAAAATGTTGAATTAGAAAAGGGAGTTCCTATACTTGTAATAAATTATGGCCCTCattctccaaaataataataataaattataatcctGTTGATAAGGCCCTAAGGTTTGTTTTGAGAAATTGGTgggattttcaaaatattaaaataatattttgaaaaagatGTGTTGAGAGTTTTTAGGGAAAAAGACTCTAAGTTGAGAGTTGGAGTTTTACACGTTCTTTTCAACgttctttcatttttcaaaaaaaaaaaacatagagaaaaagttttgaaaaatacgTAAAAAACCAGAGAGAAAATATAGTCATTTTCATAGtgtggtaaagtgaaggtacacAAAAAGTTCATAAGAAAGATTTTGGAGGTGCCATGTCCAATTTCTTTGCAATCGTTGTATCCTGAGAGACGATCGTCACAAAACATCTGTACCAATGGGCAaaaaacgtcttaaggacactgtaatatcacacaggcctcgatCAAATTTACAAAAAGCAGATCAATACAAGGACATACAGgttctaatttattttgattattctaTGTAATTGTATTTTACGCTGTTTCATGttatccacatgtatttacatatatattcatacatatttttcaacaatcttaagatgtttttctttttatatatgtatatatatgtggagatGTTGATACATTT includes the following:
- the LOC125418836 gene encoding uncharacterized protein LOC125418836, with translation MFQVPLPASHAERSENFDGANFKRWQQKMLFYLTTLGLTRFLTEDAPPSSEESDKETLMAVDVWKNSDYLCRSYVLNSLPDVLFGVYWDMKSAKELWETLDWKYKTKNTGFGKFVVGRFLDYMMVDIKPLISQVHELLVLIQELLAKRMFINEAFQVVTMIEKLPHSWGDFRNCLTHKRKEIDTEALVEKLRIENDKRRSDKRSMKVGVKANVVDHGSSSKNKKKSGKNFKVGA